A window of the Oncorhynchus keta strain PuntledgeMale-10-30-2019 chromosome 21, Oket_V2, whole genome shotgun sequence genome harbors these coding sequences:
- the LOC118399786 gene encoding EEF1A lysine methyltransferase 3-like: MAEYGEEEGFMLPVDDGLFADTFSDDSVYKFIGQELKISQVFSANLGVAAPVWDAALHLCRYFEENSLNLKGKRIIELGAGTGIVGILAARLGADVTLTDLPLAVPQLQSNVSANMPSSGWPSVAPSVLPLSWGQDQHIFPMDWDLVLGADIVYLSETYPLLLDTLVHLCKDRAVVYLSSKMREEHGTPGFYGDTLPQRFHVKLEHRDPTQNINIYSATLRGKQ, from the exons atggcagaatatggagaggaagagggattcATGTTGCCTGTAGACGACGGTTTATTTGCTGATACATTTTCCGATGATAGCGTGTACAAATTCATCGGTCAAGAGTTAAAGATCAGCCAGGTGTTCAGCGCCAACCTCGGCGTGGCAGCGCCAGTGTGGGACGCC GCGCTTCATCTATGCCGCTATTTCGAGGAAAACTCGCTCAACCTGAAAGGAAAGCGCATCATTGAGTTGGGCGCAGGAACTGGCATTGTTGGCATTTTGGCAGCACGTTTGG GAGCGGATGTGACTTTGACAGACCTCCCCCTTGCTGTCCCTCAACTGCAAAGCAACGTCTCGGCCAACATGCCGTCCTCTGGCTGGCCTTCTGTTGCCCCCTccgtcctccccctctcctgggGCCAAGACCAGCACATCTTCCCCATGGACTGGGACCTGGTACTGGGTGCAGACATTGTGTACCTGTCTGAGACTTACCCCCTCCTGCTGGACACACTGGTTCACCTGTGCAAGGACAGGGCAGTGGTGTACCTCTCATCCAAGATGCGAGAAGAGCACGGAACGCCTGGCTTCTATGGAGACACTCTGCCACAGAGGTTCCATGTAAAGCTGGAGCACCGCGACCCCACACAGAATATCAACATCTACAGCGCTACTCTGAGAGGGAAGCAGTGA
- the LOC118400403 gene encoding syntaxin-16-like isoform X5, with the protein MALVSGIRLDPEAAIGVTKRLPPKWVDGVDEIQYDITRVQQKMKELAALHDKHMNRPTLDDSSEEEHAIEITTQEITQMFHRCQRAVRGLQSRCGHCTEQEERLLRNVVSSLAGSLQELSTNFRHTQSSYLKRMKNREERSKHFFDSGPLMEEDEDIALYDRGFTGDQLVLVEQNTVMVEEREREVRQIVQSISDLNEIFQDLAGLVVEQGTVLDRIDFNVEQSCVKTEEGLKQLQKAEQYQKKNRKMLVILILTVIVVVLILILFGTKF; encoded by the exons ATGGCCCTGGTCTCTGGGATACGTTTGGACCCAGAAGCTGCCATCGGAGTCACCAAGAGACTGCCGCCCAAGTGGGTAGATGGGGTCGATGAG ATTCAGTATGACATCACACGGGTCCAGCAGAAAATGAAGGAGCTGGCCGCCCTCCATGACAAGCACATGAACCGTCCCACCCTGGATGACAGCAGTGAAGAGGAGCATGCCATAGAGATCACTACTCAGGAGATCACACAG ATGTTCCACCGGTGTCAGCGTGCGGTGAGAGGTCTGCAGTCTCGCTGTGGCCACTGCACAGAGCAAGAGGAGAGGCTTCTGAGAAACGTGGTGTCCTCATTGGCAGGGAGCCTGCAGGAGCTGTCCACCAacttcagacacacacagtccagttACCTGAAAC GCATGAAGAATCGCGAGGAGAGATCAAAGCACTTTTTTGACTCCGGTCCTCtaatggaggaggatgaagacaTAGCACTATATGACAGG GGGTTTACAGGTGACCAGCTGGTCCTGGTAGAGCAGAACACAGTGATGGTGGAGGAACGTGAGAGAGAGGTCAGACAGATTGTCCAGTCCATCTCTGACCTGAATGAGATTTTCCAAGACCTGGctggattggtggtggaacag GGCACAGTACTTGACAGAATTGACTTCAATGTGGAGCAATCGTGTGTCAAAACAGAAGAGGGGTTGAAACAGTTACAAAAG GCTGAACAGTATCAGAAGAAAAACCGAAAGATGCTGGTCATTTTAATCCTTACTGTTATAGTTGTCGTTCTAATACTTATTCTATTTGGGACCAAGTTCTAG
- the LOC118400403 gene encoding syntaxin-16-like isoform X4, protein MATRRLTDAFLLMRNNAIQNRHILAEQLADDRMALVSGIRLDPEAAIGVTKRLPPKWVDGVDEIQYDITRVQQKMKELAALHDKHMNRPTLDDSSEEEHAIEITTQEITQMFHRCQRAVRGLQSRCGHCTEQEERLLRNVVSSLAGSLQELSTNFRHTQSSYLKRMKNREERSKHFFDSGPLMEEDEDIALYDRGFTGDQLVLVEQNTVMVEEREREVRQIVQSISDLNEIFQDLAGLVVEQGTVLDRIDFNVEQSCVKTEEGLKQLQKAEQYQKKNRKMLVILILTVIVVVLILILFGTKF, encoded by the exons ATGGCAACGAGGCGCTTGACCGATGCCTTCTTATTAATGCGGAACAATGCAATCCAAAATCGTCATATATTGGCTGAGCAA TTGGCTGATGACCGCATGGCCCTGGTCTCTGGGATACGTTTGGACCCAGAAGCTGCCATCGGAGTCACCAAGAGACTGCCGCCCAAGTGGGTAGATGGGGTCGATGAG ATTCAGTATGACATCACACGGGTCCAGCAGAAAATGAAGGAGCTGGCCGCCCTCCATGACAAGCACATGAACCGTCCCACCCTGGATGACAGCAGTGAAGAGGAGCATGCCATAGAGATCACTACTCAGGAGATCACACAG ATGTTCCACCGGTGTCAGCGTGCGGTGAGAGGTCTGCAGTCTCGCTGTGGCCACTGCACAGAGCAAGAGGAGAGGCTTCTGAGAAACGTGGTGTCCTCATTGGCAGGGAGCCTGCAGGAGCTGTCCACCAacttcagacacacacagtccagttACCTGAAAC GCATGAAGAATCGCGAGGAGAGATCAAAGCACTTTTTTGACTCCGGTCCTCtaatggaggaggatgaagacaTAGCACTATATGACAGG GGGTTTACAGGTGACCAGCTGGTCCTGGTAGAGCAGAACACAGTGATGGTGGAGGAACGTGAGAGAGAGGTCAGACAGATTGTCCAGTCCATCTCTGACCTGAATGAGATTTTCCAAGACCTGGctggattggtggtggaacag GGCACAGTACTTGACAGAATTGACTTCAATGTGGAGCAATCGTGTGTCAAAACAGAAGAGGGGTTGAAACAGTTACAAAAG GCTGAACAGTATCAGAAGAAAAACCGAAAGATGCTGGTCATTTTAATCCTTACTGTTATAGTTGTCGTTCTAATACTTATTCTATTTGGGACCAAGTTCTAG
- the npepl1 gene encoding probable aminopeptidase NPEPL1, with protein MANVVLEFKASAGDSEPQNRPVLIVGQLNNLAQTNWTQVKGKLQPAVSEKVWQAALTALNPNPTDSCPLYLSHAAVAALPSRVSRHNSPSSAHFLSRLVRTCLPGGTSRCILVVCERSDVFASACAIARAFPIFSRRSASSRRTEKKVTVEFITVGQDNGPLDPTILQCLANAADGVRLAARIVDTPCNEMNTDHFLEEIKAVATELGISPVIIRGEELKQKGFGGIYGVGKAAVNPPALAVLSHKPDGATQTIAWVGKGIVYDTGGLSIKGKTNMPGMKRDCGGAAAILGAFKATVKQGFKDNLHAIFCLAENAVGPAATRPDDIHTLYSGKTVEINNTDAEGRLVLSDGVVYASKDLSADIILDMATLTGAQGISTGKYHCAVMTNSEQWEMACVSAGRSSGDLAHPLVYCPELHFSEFTSAVADMKNSVADRENATSSCAGLFIGSHLGFDWPGVWVHVDIASPVHAGERATGFGVALLMALFGQASDDPMLNQVSPLGAARMNAASGDPMVRDSKRRRLV; from the exons ATGGCGAACGTGGTGCTGGAGTTCAAGGCTTCTGCTGGAGATTCGGAGCCTCAAAATCGCCCTGTCCTAATTGTCGGTCAACTGAATAACTTGGCCCAAACAAACTGGACCCAGGTCAAGGGGAAATTGCAGCCAGCTGTCAGCGAAAAG gtCTGGCAGGCTGCTCTCACTGCtctgaaccctaaccctactgaCAGCTGCCCTCTGTACTTGAGCCATGCAGCTGTGGCAGCCTTGCCCTCACGGGTTAGCAGACACAACAGCCCTTCCTCTGCCCACTTCCTTTCCCGTCTGGTCCGTACCTGCCTGCCTGGAGGGACAAGCCGCTGCATCCTG GTGGTGTGTGAGCGGTCTGATGTGTTTGCCTCAGCCTGTGCCATCGCCCGGGCTTTCCCCATATTCTCCCGTCGTTCTGCCTCCTCCCGCAGGACCGAGAAGAAAGTCACTGTGGAGTTCATCACTGTGGGCCAAGACAACGGACCACTGGACCCCACTATACTGCAG TGTCTTGCCAATGCTGCTGAtggagtgagactggcagcacgGATTGTGGACACACCGTGCAATGAGATGAATACTGATCACTTCTTGGAG GAGATTAAGGCAGTGGCAACTGAACTGGGCATTTCTCCTGTTATCATTCGAGGAGAGGAACTGAAACAGAAAGGATTTGGAG GCATCTATGGAGTGGGCAAGGCAGCGGTGAACCCCCCTGCTCTGGCAGTCCTGAGCCACAAACCAGATGGCGCCACCCAGACTATTGCATGGGTGGGCAAGGGAATTGTATATGACACTGGAGGCCTCAGCATCAAGGGAAAG ACCAACATGCCTGGGATGAAGAGAGACTGTGGTGGGGCAGCAGCCATTTTAGGAGCTTTCAAAGCTACTGTCAAACAG GGCTTCAAAGACAATCTCCATGCCATATTCTGCCTGGCAGAGAATGCAGTCGGACCCGCTGCAACACGACCAGATGACATCCACACACTCTACTCTGGAAA GACCGTGGAGATCAACAACACTGATGCCGAGGGCAGGCTGGTGCTGTCTGATGGTGTGGTGTATGCCAGCAAGGACCTCTCTGCTGACATCATCCTGGATATGGCCACCCTGACAGGGGCACAG GGGATCTCCACAGGGAAGTACCATTGTGCTGTGATGACCAACAGTGAGCAGTGGGAGATGGCATGTGTGAGTGCAGGCCGCAGCAGCGGAGACCTGGCTCACCCACTGGTCTACTGCCCAGAGCTTCACTTCAGTGAGTTCACCTCAGCCGTGGCAGACATGAAGAACTCTGTGGCT gACCGGGAGAATGCTACGAGCTCCTGTGCCGGCCTCTTCATCGGCTCTCACCTGGGCTTCGACTGGCCTGGGGTCTGGGTCCATGTGGACATAGCCTCCCCCGTCCATGCT GGGGAGCGTGCTACTGGCTTCGGCGTGGCTCTGCTCATGGCTCTGTTTGGCCAGGCTTCCGACGACCCTATGCTCAACCAGGTGTCTCCTCTGGGGGCGGCCAGAATGAATGCTGCGTCCGGGGACCCGATGGTGCGCGACAGCAAAAGGCGGAGACTGGTGTAA
- the LOC118400403 gene encoding syntaxin-16-like isoform X2 — MATRRLTDAFLLMRNNAIQNRHILAEQVSTYGTRRTLSTRSNAALADDRMALVSGIRLDPEAAIGVTKRLPPKWVDGVDEIQYDITRVQQKMKELAALHDKHMNRPTLDDSSEEEHAIEITTQEITQMFHRCQRAVRGLQSRCGHCTEQEERLLRNVVSSLAGSLQELSTNFRHTQSSYLKRMKNREERSKHFFDSGPLMEEDEDIALYDRGFTGDQLVLVEQNTVMVEEREREVRQIVQSISDLNEIFQDLAGLVVEQGTVLDRIDFNVEQSCVKTEEGLKQLQKAEQYQKKNRKMLVILILTVIVVVLILILFGTKF, encoded by the exons ATGGCAACGAGGCGCTTGACCGATGCCTTCTTATTAATGCGGAACAATGCAATCCAAAATCGTCATATATTGGCTGAGCAAGTGAGTACATACGGCACCCGTCGTACTCTGAGTACACGTAGCAATGCTGCG TTGGCTGATGACCGCATGGCCCTGGTCTCTGGGATACGTTTGGACCCAGAAGCTGCCATCGGAGTCACCAAGAGACTGCCGCCCAAGTGGGTAGATGGGGTCGATGAG ATTCAGTATGACATCACACGGGTCCAGCAGAAAATGAAGGAGCTGGCCGCCCTCCATGACAAGCACATGAACCGTCCCACCCTGGATGACAGCAGTGAAGAGGAGCATGCCATAGAGATCACTACTCAGGAGATCACACAG ATGTTCCACCGGTGTCAGCGTGCGGTGAGAGGTCTGCAGTCTCGCTGTGGCCACTGCACAGAGCAAGAGGAGAGGCTTCTGAGAAACGTGGTGTCCTCATTGGCAGGGAGCCTGCAGGAGCTGTCCACCAacttcagacacacacagtccagttACCTGAAAC GCATGAAGAATCGCGAGGAGAGATCAAAGCACTTTTTTGACTCCGGTCCTCtaatggaggaggatgaagacaTAGCACTATATGACAGG GGGTTTACAGGTGACCAGCTGGTCCTGGTAGAGCAGAACACAGTGATGGTGGAGGAACGTGAGAGAGAGGTCAGACAGATTGTCCAGTCCATCTCTGACCTGAATGAGATTTTCCAAGACCTGGctggattggtggtggaacag GGCACAGTACTTGACAGAATTGACTTCAATGTGGAGCAATCGTGTGTCAAAACAGAAGAGGGGTTGAAACAGTTACAAAAG GCTGAACAGTATCAGAAGAAAAACCGAAAGATGCTGGTCATTTTAATCCTTACTGTTATAGTTGTCGTTCTAATACTTATTCTATTTGGGACCAAGTTCTAG
- the LOC118400403 gene encoding syntaxin-16-like isoform X1, whose amino-acid sequence MATRRLTDAFLLMRNNAIQNRHILAEQVSTYGTRRTLSTRSNAADAGPFTNAVYLADDRMALVSGIRLDPEAAIGVTKRLPPKWVDGVDEIQYDITRVQQKMKELAALHDKHMNRPTLDDSSEEEHAIEITTQEITQMFHRCQRAVRGLQSRCGHCTEQEERLLRNVVSSLAGSLQELSTNFRHTQSSYLKRMKNREERSKHFFDSGPLMEEDEDIALYDRGFTGDQLVLVEQNTVMVEEREREVRQIVQSISDLNEIFQDLAGLVVEQGTVLDRIDFNVEQSCVKTEEGLKQLQKAEQYQKKNRKMLVILILTVIVVVLILILFGTKF is encoded by the exons ATGGCAACGAGGCGCTTGACCGATGCCTTCTTATTAATGCGGAACAATGCAATCCAAAATCGTCATATATTGGCTGAGCAAGTGAGTACATACGGCACCCGTCGTACTCTGAGTACACGTAGCAATGCTGCG GATGCAGGGCCTTTTACAAATGCTGTCTAT TTGGCTGATGACCGCATGGCCCTGGTCTCTGGGATACGTTTGGACCCAGAAGCTGCCATCGGAGTCACCAAGAGACTGCCGCCCAAGTGGGTAGATGGGGTCGATGAG ATTCAGTATGACATCACACGGGTCCAGCAGAAAATGAAGGAGCTGGCCGCCCTCCATGACAAGCACATGAACCGTCCCACCCTGGATGACAGCAGTGAAGAGGAGCATGCCATAGAGATCACTACTCAGGAGATCACACAG ATGTTCCACCGGTGTCAGCGTGCGGTGAGAGGTCTGCAGTCTCGCTGTGGCCACTGCACAGAGCAAGAGGAGAGGCTTCTGAGAAACGTGGTGTCCTCATTGGCAGGGAGCCTGCAGGAGCTGTCCACCAacttcagacacacacagtccagttACCTGAAAC GCATGAAGAATCGCGAGGAGAGATCAAAGCACTTTTTTGACTCCGGTCCTCtaatggaggaggatgaagacaTAGCACTATATGACAGG GGGTTTACAGGTGACCAGCTGGTCCTGGTAGAGCAGAACACAGTGATGGTGGAGGAACGTGAGAGAGAGGTCAGACAGATTGTCCAGTCCATCTCTGACCTGAATGAGATTTTCCAAGACCTGGctggattggtggtggaacag GGCACAGTACTTGACAGAATTGACTTCAATGTGGAGCAATCGTGTGTCAAAACAGAAGAGGGGTTGAAACAGTTACAAAAG GCTGAACAGTATCAGAAGAAAAACCGAAAGATGCTGGTCATTTTAATCCTTACTGTTATAGTTGTCGTTCTAATACTTATTCTATTTGGGACCAAGTTCTAG
- the LOC118400403 gene encoding syntaxin-16-like isoform X3: protein MATRRLTDAFLLMRNNAIQNRHILAEQDAGPFTNAVYLADDRMALVSGIRLDPEAAIGVTKRLPPKWVDGVDEIQYDITRVQQKMKELAALHDKHMNRPTLDDSSEEEHAIEITTQEITQMFHRCQRAVRGLQSRCGHCTEQEERLLRNVVSSLAGSLQELSTNFRHTQSSYLKRMKNREERSKHFFDSGPLMEEDEDIALYDRGFTGDQLVLVEQNTVMVEEREREVRQIVQSISDLNEIFQDLAGLVVEQGTVLDRIDFNVEQSCVKTEEGLKQLQKAEQYQKKNRKMLVILILTVIVVVLILILFGTKF from the exons ATGGCAACGAGGCGCTTGACCGATGCCTTCTTATTAATGCGGAACAATGCAATCCAAAATCGTCATATATTGGCTGAGCAA GATGCAGGGCCTTTTACAAATGCTGTCTAT TTGGCTGATGACCGCATGGCCCTGGTCTCTGGGATACGTTTGGACCCAGAAGCTGCCATCGGAGTCACCAAGAGACTGCCGCCCAAGTGGGTAGATGGGGTCGATGAG ATTCAGTATGACATCACACGGGTCCAGCAGAAAATGAAGGAGCTGGCCGCCCTCCATGACAAGCACATGAACCGTCCCACCCTGGATGACAGCAGTGAAGAGGAGCATGCCATAGAGATCACTACTCAGGAGATCACACAG ATGTTCCACCGGTGTCAGCGTGCGGTGAGAGGTCTGCAGTCTCGCTGTGGCCACTGCACAGAGCAAGAGGAGAGGCTTCTGAGAAACGTGGTGTCCTCATTGGCAGGGAGCCTGCAGGAGCTGTCCACCAacttcagacacacacagtccagttACCTGAAAC GCATGAAGAATCGCGAGGAGAGATCAAAGCACTTTTTTGACTCCGGTCCTCtaatggaggaggatgaagacaTAGCACTATATGACAGG GGGTTTACAGGTGACCAGCTGGTCCTGGTAGAGCAGAACACAGTGATGGTGGAGGAACGTGAGAGAGAGGTCAGACAGATTGTCCAGTCCATCTCTGACCTGAATGAGATTTTCCAAGACCTGGctggattggtggtggaacag GGCACAGTACTTGACAGAATTGACTTCAATGTGGAGCAATCGTGTGTCAAAACAGAAGAGGGGTTGAAACAGTTACAAAAG GCTGAACAGTATCAGAAGAAAAACCGAAAGATGCTGGTCATTTTAATCCTTACTGTTATAGTTGTCGTTCTAATACTTATTCTATTTGGGACCAAGTTCTAG